The following are encoded in a window of Heliangelus exortis chromosome 9, bHelExo1.hap1, whole genome shotgun sequence genomic DNA:
- the SUCNR1 gene encoding succinate receptor 1, producing the protein MLGPAQMCPVGAFCVGTFPRGAGPWGIPWAASTPGLPPQGSGRGSARVLFSSQVLQQLLPQFLVTEPPDSRDSDIVLPLAGPAMAVNKTGGCSLTNRALEKYYLPTMYSLEFILGFTGNIIVVFGYIFCLKNWKSGNIYLFNLSLSDLLFLCTLPMLVNSYSKDHWEMGSFLCNSNRYLLHANLYSSILFLTAISIDRYMLIRFPFREHFLQKRKTALLVSAAIWIGVILELLPLVHFLEPITRDNDYSCLDYASSGDPAQNLIYSLFLTAFGFLLPLVVMCCFYVKMLLFLTSRKEQLSSHLMLGRPLTLVVLTMVIFSLLFTPYHVMRNVRLASRIPALNVSHCTQDIISTTYIITRPIAFLNSAINPVFYFLMGDHFREMLMGKMRQVLSRLAGTTSQ; encoded by the exons ATGCTGGGTCCTGCTCAGATGTGCCCTGTTGGAGCATTTTGTGTGGGAACCTTCCCACGTGGGGCGGGGCCGTGGGGCATCCCGTGGGCTGCCTCCACCCCAGGCCTTCCCCCTCAGGGCTCTGGAAGGGGAAGTGCCCGTGTCCTCTTCTCCTCACAGGTTCTGCAGCAACTCCTGCCACAGTTCCTGGTGACAGAACCCCCTGACAGTAGGGACAGTGACATCGTGCTGCCACTCGCAGGGCCCGCCATG GCTGTGAACAAGACAGGTGGCTGCTCACTGACAAACAGAGCCCTAGAAAAGTACTATCTTCCCACCATGTACAGCCTCGAGTTCATTTTAGGCTTCACTGGAAACATCATTGTTGTGTTTGGCTAtattttctgcctgaaaaactggaaaagtgGCAACATCTACCTGTTCAATTTATCATTGTCTGATTTACTGTTTCTCTGCACTCTTCCAATGCTCGTGAACAGCTACTCCAAAGATCACTGGGAAATGGGGAGCTTCTTGTGCAACAGCAACAGGTACCTGCTGCACGCAAACCTCTACAGCAGCATCCTCTTCCTCACAGCCATCAGCATCGACCGGTACATGCTCATCAGGTTCCCCTTCAGAGAACATTTCctacagaagaggaaaacagcCCTTCTGGTGTCTGCTGCCATTTGGATCGGGGTcatcctggagctgctgcccctggTGCATTTCCTGGAGCCCATAACTCGTGACAATGACTACAGCTGCCTTGATTACGCAAGCTCTGGAGACCCTGCCCAAAACCTCATCTACAGCCTGTTCCTGACTGCCTTCGGGTTCCTCCTCCCTCTCGTGGTCATGTGCTGCTTCTACGTGAAGATGCTGCTCTTCCTCACCAGCAggaaggagcagctcagctcgCACCTGATGCTGGGCAGGCCCCTCACCCTGGTTGTCCTCACCATGGTCATCTTCTCACTGCTCTTCACTCCCTATCACGTCATGCGCAACGTCCGCCTGGCCTCCCGAATCCCAGCCCTGAACGTGTCCCACTGCACCCAGGACATCATCAGCACCACCTACATCATCACCCGGCCCATCGCCTTCCTCAACAGTGCCATTAACCCTGTCTTTTATTTCCTGATGGGTGACCACTTCAGGGAGATGCTGATGGGGAAAATGAGGCAGGTCTTGAGCAGGTTGGCGGGGACCACCAGCCAGTGA